One Mya arenaria isolate MELC-2E11 chromosome 5, ASM2691426v1 genomic window carries:
- the LOC128235918 gene encoding neuronal cell adhesion molecule-like, producing MYRAIGAGERPHSPFNLQHLQKVSVDTIYIEWTPGFDGGLTQTFHVEYMDIGSSVWRKDDVIAGHFYHTIVGLNPKTMYKIRVFSTNDIGNSSASEVLTMATLKRPETGGSPVVLIAVLGAVACGVVFCVVIIIIVKRRKAGKRTDVDRLTNEHQLQSKANTDENEEDDDDEVINPLYGGGDDVQDHTNKVEAIYSQPQKKKAASVSSGVSDLYGVVNKKPKGKKGTGKALKQKKKAKHSEDVYKNATNHREIHDRDTTLAGDIYENHEVPLTAKATKRNVNADGLLYADLELSNPPNGQQGFIIHGLDNMTEYAEVDLTKRGKPFPENDGVDSKSTSK from the exons atgtatCGAGCAATTGGGGCCGGAG AGCGTCCACATTCTCCTTTCAATCTGCAACACTTACAAAAAGTCTCAGTTGACACGATTTACATTGAATGGACACCCGGGTTCGATGGAGGGCTTACTCAAACGTTTCACGTAGAGTACATGGACATTGGATCTTCCGTCTGGAGGAAAGATGATGTTATTGCTGGACACTTTTATCACACCATTGTTGGATTGAATCCTAAgacaatgtacaaaataagAGTGTTTTCAACAAATGACATTGGAAATTCAAGTGCATCAGAGGTTTTAACAATGGCAACATTAAAAAGGCCGGAAACTG gcGGATCACCTGTTGTGCTTATAGCAGTGTTAGGTGCCGTTGCGTGTGGAGTcgtgttttgtgttgttataataataatcgtCAAAAGAAGAAAGGCAG GGAAAAGGACAGATGTTGACAGATTAACCAACGAACA TCAGCTGCAGTCCAAGGCGAACACGGACGAAAATGAAGAAGATGATGACG ATGAAGTGATTAATCCGTTATATGGAGGAGGTGATGATGTACAGGACCACACAAACAAGGTGGAGGCTATTTATTCCCAGCCTCAGAAGAAAAAAGCTGCAAGCGTGTCAAGTGGAGTCAGTGACCTATATGGTGTTGTAAACAAAAAGCCGAAAG GAAAGAAGGGAACGGGAAAGGcattgaaacaaaagaagaaagcCAAACACAGCGAAg ATGTATACAAGAACGCTACAAATCACAGAGAGATACATGATCGAGACACTACTCTTGCTGGTGATATCTACGAGAATCATGAAGTGCCCCTGACAGCGAAAGCAACAAAG AGAAATGTAAACGCAGATGGACTTTTATACGCAGATCTTGAATTGTCGAACCCCCCAAACGGACAACAGGGATTTATCATCCACGGTTTAGATAACATGACAGAATACGCAGAAGTGGACTTGACCAAAAGGGGGAAACCATTTCCTGAAAATGATGGAGTTGATAGTAAATCGACATCGAAATAA